From one Bombyx mori chromosome 5, ASM3026992v2 genomic stretch:
- the LOC110385902 gene encoding probable RNA-directed DNA polymerase from transposon BS isoform X1 has product MPPLVGPSGRLAAFDDDEKAELLADTLQTQCTPSTQSVDPVHVELVDSEVERRASLPPSDALPPVTPMEVKDLIKDLRPRKAPGSDGISNRVIKLLPVQLIVMLASIFNAAMANCIFPAVWKEADVIGIHKPGKPKNHPTSYRPISLLMSLGKLYERLLYKRLRDFVSSKGILIDEQFGFRTNHSCVQQVHRLTEHILVGLNRPKPLYTGALFFDVAKAFDKVWHNGLIFKLFNMGVPDSLVLIIRDFLSNRSFRYRVEGTRSSPRPLTAGVPQGSVLSPLLFSLFVNDIPRSPPTHLALFADDTTVYYSSRNKSLIAKKLQSAALALGQWFRKWRIDINPAKSTAVLFQRGSSTRISSRIRRRNLTPPITLFRQPIPWARKVKYLGVTLDASMTFRPHIKSVRDRAAFILGRLYPMICKRSKMSLRNKVTLYKTCIRPVMTYASVVFAHAARTHIDTLQSLQSRFCRLAVGAPWFVRNVDLHDDLGLESIRKYMKSASERYFDKAMRHDNRLIVAAADYSPNPDHAGASHRRRPRHVLTDPSDPITFALDAFSSNTRGRLRDPGNRTRRTRQRGRRAT; this is encoded by the coding sequence atgccccccctcgtaggcccctcaggccgactcgcggcgttcgatgatgacgaaaaagcagagctgctggccgatacattgcaaacccagtgcacgcccagcactcaatccgtggaccctgttcatgtagaattagtagacagtgaggtagaacgcagagcctccttgccaccctctgatgcgttaccacccgtcaccccgatggaagttaaagacttgatcaaagacctacgtcctcgcaaggctcccggttccgacggtatatccaaccgcgttattaaacttctacccgtccaactcatcgtgatgttggcatctattttcaatgccgctatggcgaactgtatctttcccgcggtgtggaaagaagcggacgttatcggcatacataaacccggtaaaccaaaaaatcatccgacgagctaccgcccgattagcctcctcatgtctctaggcaaactgtatgagcgtctgctctacaaacgcctcagagacttcgtctcatccaagggcattcttatcgatgaacaattcggattccgtacaaatcactcatgcgttcaacaggtgcaccgcctcacggagcacattcttgtggggcttaatcgaccaaaaccgttatacacgggagctctcttcttcgacgtcgcaaaagcgttcgacaaagtctggcacaatggtttgattttcaaactattcaacatgggcgtgccggatagtctcgtgctcatcatacgggacttcttgtcgaaccgctcttttcgatatcgagtcgagggaacccgctcctccccacgacctctcacagctggagtcccgcaaggctctgtcctctcacccctcctatttagcttattcgtcaacgatattccccggtcgccgccgacccatttagctttattcgccgacgacacgactgtttactattctagtagaaataagtccctaatcgcgaagaagcttcagagcgcagccctagccctaggacagtggttccgaaaatggcgcatagacatcaacccagcgaaaagtactgcggtgctatttcagaggggaagctccacacggatttcctcccggattaggaggaggaatctcacacccccgattactctctttagacaacccataccctgggccaggaaggtcaagtacctgggcgttaccctggatgcatcgatgacattccgcccgcatataaaatcagtccgtgaccgtgccgcgtttattctcggtagactctaccccatgatctgtaagcggagtaaaatgtcccttcggaacaaggtgacactttacaaaacttgcataaggcccgtcatgacttacgcgagtgtggtgttcgctcacgcggcccgcacacacatagacaccctccaatccctgcaatcccgcttttgcaggttagctgtcggggctccgtggttcgtgaggaacgttgacctacacgacgacctgggcctcgaatcaattcggaaatacatgaagtcagcgtcggaacgatacttcgataaggctatgcgtcatgataatcgccttatcgttgccgccgctgactactccccgaatcctgatcatgcaggagccagtcaccgtcgacgccctagacacgtccttacggatccatcagatccaataacctttgcattagatgccttcagctctaatactaggggcaggcttagggaccccggtaaccgtactcgtcgaactcgacaaagaggtcgacgtgcaacctaa
- the LOC110385902 gene encoding cilia- and flagella-associated protein 161 isoform X2, with the protein MNYSNSVLIGNWSEERLKNEYEFKLFLRKRERKELLLQRSRTLFSNLLKERPLAISGTFVLYGFNVQVVASDMLVKTKSATGKPQYGLALSSLVSERQVDCLQNINDGCLMTLSPITTPCCRNTFVILSAADESLHGEKLNYGDEFLLRAENYGDPDAPPLYVRYTPEGTPGPADRMPIRLSTSKDSSCRWTTMPLLPRDRLEGLGSPVKTGAKLVLKNCVADKSLCVMNQNWMQTFFGPECGVTCRNYIDVHKRYTAENIFTLVSDVETKKKN; encoded by the exons ATGAATTACAGTAATTCGGTTCTCATTGGAAATTGGAGCGAGGAAAGACTGAAGAATGAG TACGAATTCAAGTTATTTCTACGAAAGCGCGAGAGAAAGGAATTGTTGTTGCAAAGGTCCAGAACATTATTTAGCAATTTATTGAAGGAG CGACCACTTGCAATAAGCGGAACTTTCGTATTGTATGGTTTTAACGTACAAGTTGTCGCTTCGGATATGCTAg TTAAAACCAAGTCCGCCACCGGAAAGCCTCAGTATGGATTAGCATTATCAAGCTTAGTGTCTGAACGACAAGTCGATTGCTTGCAGAACATCAATGATGGATGCCTAATGACTCTTTCACCCATAACTACACCTTGCTGTCGGAATACTTTTGTTATACTTAG TGCAGCTGATGAAAGTCTCCACggagaaaaattaaattatggcGATGAATTTTTGCTCAGGGCTGAAAACTACGGTGACCcagat GCACCACCACTATATGTGCGGTATACGCCTGAAGGAACTCCAGGACCAGCGGATCGGATGCCTATACGATTAAGTACTAGCAAAGATAGTAGTTGTCGTTGGACTACCATGCCACTACTGCCTCGTGATCGGCTTGAAGGCTTAGGGAGTCCAGTGAAG ACGGGAGCTAAGTTAGTCCTGAAGAACTGTGTTGCAGATAAGAGTTTATGTGTTATGAATCAAAATTGGATGCAAACTTTTTTTGGACCT gAGTGTGGCGTGACATGCCGCAATTACATAGATGTTCATAAAAGGTACACGGCGGAGAACATTTTCACTCTGGTCAGCGATGTGGaaactaaaaagaaaaattaa